Proteins from a single region of Acidimicrobiia bacterium:
- a CDS encoding glycosyltransferase family 2 protein, whose protein sequence is MWGDRSVSVVLMTYAERDSIRAVIDGFFATGVVDEVLVVNNNAQEGTIEEVEKTEARMVFEPQQGYGHACRRGLMEAKGDLIVLAEPDGTFLPNDIHKLLAFVGECDAVFGTRTTRELIWHGANMDWFLRWGNWAVAKMVEALFNTTHLSDVGCTYRVFTRKLADLIAEGMQVGGNHAGPEMMLLTITSGARFVEIPVNYLPRVGTSSATGSPRAAINIGLRMIVLIFDFRRRTPRSMPRPDRLGNDPGTAHHNE, encoded by the coding sequence ATGTGGGGTGACCGGAGCGTATCGGTAGTGCTGATGACCTACGCGGAACGCGACTCGATCCGAGCCGTGATCGACGGCTTCTTCGCCACCGGCGTGGTCGACGAAGTTTTGGTGGTGAACAACAACGCGCAAGAGGGCACCATCGAGGAAGTGGAAAAGACCGAAGCCCGGATGGTGTTCGAACCCCAACAGGGCTACGGCCATGCCTGCCGCCGGGGACTGATGGAGGCGAAGGGCGACCTCATCGTGCTGGCCGAACCCGACGGAACATTCCTCCCGAACGACATCCACAAACTTCTGGCGTTCGTGGGCGAATGCGATGCCGTGTTTGGAACCCGCACCACTCGCGAGCTGATCTGGCACGGTGCCAACATGGACTGGTTCCTGCGGTGGGGCAACTGGGCCGTCGCCAAAATGGTGGAAGCCCTGTTCAACACCACCCACCTCAGCGATGTGGGCTGCACCTACCGGGTCTTTACCCGCAAGCTGGCCGACCTCATCGCGGAAGGCATGCAGGTCGGAGGCAACCATGCCGGCCCCGAGATGATGTTGCTCACCATCACCTCCGGGGCTCGTTTCGTGGAGATCCCGGTGAACTATCTTCCCCGCGTCGGCACTTCCTCGGCCACCGGCAGCCCGCGCGCAGCCATCAACATCGGCCTCCGCATGATTGTCCTGATCTTCGACTTCCGACGTCGAACCCCCCGCTCCATGCCCCGACCCGACCGGCTTGGCAACGACCCTGGAACAGCCCATCACAATGAGTGA